In Deltaproteobacteria bacterium, the following are encoded in one genomic region:
- a CDS encoding (2Fe-2S)-binding protein, translating to MQKITFTLNGHAVKALVEPQWTLLELLRDHLELTGTKEGCGVGECGACTVIIDGKAVNACLFPVLETEGAEVLTIEGLMGPDGSLHPLQRAFINQGAVQCGFCSPGMILSAKALLDENPHPTEDEIRTALAGNFCRCTGYTQIIQAVQSLGTYAEKEVAVMPREE from the coding sequence ATGCAAAAAATTACCTTTACGCTAAACGGCCATGCCGTGAAAGCCCTGGTGGAGCCCCAATGGACCCTGCTGGAATTGCTCAGGGACCACCTGGAATTGACCGGCACCAAGGAAGGCTGCGGGGTGGGGGAATGCGGGGCCTGTACGGTCATAATCGATGGAAAGGCTGTCAATGCCTGCCTCTTTCCTGTTTTGGAAACAGAAGGTGCCGAGGTCCTGACCATCGAAGGTTTGATGGGGCCGGACGGCTCTCTCCATCCTCTGCAACGGGCCTTTATCAACCAGGGGGCCGTCCAGTGCGGGTTCTGTTCGCCGGGCATGATCCTTTCGGCCAAGGCCCTATTGGATGAAAACCCCCATCCCACGGAAGATGAAATCCGTACGGCCCTGGCCGGCAATTTCTGCCGTTGCACCGGCTATACCCAGATCATCCAGGCCGTTCAATCCCTGGGGACATACGCGGAAAAAGAAGTGGCGGTTATGCCGCGGGAAGAGTGA
- a CDS encoding type II toxin-antitoxin system VapC family toxin: MNLVDELSQFKTIFIDTAPIIYYIEAHSQFGPLVKNVIDLFRSGRLIAFSSVITLTEVLPKPVEAGNEVLVKKFLEFFKHGKNLNLLEITTGIAEKAGRLRGKYPGLKTIDAIQLSGAIEIGANVFLTNDKKLGQVKEIKVFILKDFTE; this comes from the coding sequence ATGAATCTCGTTGATGAATTATCCCAATTTAAAACTATCTTCATAGATACCGCGCCAATCATCTATTATATAGAAGCTCATTCTCAATTTGGCCCTCTTGTTAAAAACGTTATTGACTTATTTCGCTCCGGAAGATTAATCGCCTTTTCGTCAGTCATTACCCTTACCGAAGTTTTGCCCAAACCAGTGGAGGCGGGCAATGAAGTGTTGGTAAAAAAGTTTCTTGAATTTTTTAAACACGGGAAGAATCTAAACCTGCTTGAAATAACCACAGGTATCGCTGAGAAGGCTGGAAGATTGAGAGGAAAATATCCAGGCCTAAAAACCATTGATGCTATTCAGCTTTCCGGAGCGATTGAAATCGGTGCAAATGTTTTTCTTACCAATGATAAAAAACTCGGTCAGGTCAAAGAAATAAAGGTGTTTATTCTAAAAGATTTTACCGAATAG
- a CDS encoding FAD binding domain-containing protein, producing the protein MPSFEYLKPNSMDEAISLLESHGEKAKYIAGGTDVIVKIKEKKIAPQYLISLRHLPELSYIRRDPEGILRIGGLTTHRMLEKSPLIRQHYPVITDAVENIGSVQIRNVATIGGNICNAVPSADGVIPLLTLGTHLHLVGPKGKRTLPLKSFFLGPGQTLMEHGEILNEFFIPPLLPNSSGAYIKHTRREAMELPILGVGMVLSLAEDLKTCLKVRIGLGVAAPTPIRAYLAEECLTGKEVNQQSLDETARIAEKETKMRDSIRGQAWYRREMVGVLISRLGVRCLERINK; encoded by the coding sequence ATGCCTTCCTTCGAATACCTCAAACCCAACTCCATGGATGAAGCCATTTCTCTGCTGGAATCCCATGGGGAAAAGGCCAAATATATTGCCGGGGGGACGGACGTCATAGTCAAGATCAAAGAAAAGAAAATAGCTCCCCAATATTTGATTTCTTTAAGACACCTCCCGGAGCTTTCCTATATCCGGCGGGATCCGGAAGGAATCTTGCGCATCGGGGGCTTGACTACCCACAGAATGCTGGAAAAATCTCCCCTGATCCGGCAGCACTACCCTGTCATCACCGATGCGGTGGAAAATATCGGCTCGGTCCAAATCCGCAATGTGGCCACCATCGGCGGCAATATCTGCAATGCCGTGCCTTCGGCCGACGGCGTCATCCCATTGCTGACGTTGGGGACCCATCTTCATCTGGTGGGACCTAAAGGAAAAAGGACCCTGCCATTAAAAAGTTTTTTCCTTGGACCCGGACAGACCCTGATGGAACACGGAGAAATTTTAAACGAATTTTTTATTCCTCCTCTGCTTCCCAATAGCAGCGGGGCCTACATCAAGCATACCCGCCGGGAGGCCATGGAACTGCCGATCCTTGGAGTGGGGATGGTCTTGTCGCTGGCGGAAGACCTGAAAACCTGCCTTAAGGTGCGCATCGGTCTGGGCGTGGCCGCCCCCACGCCGATCCGGGCCTATCTGGCCGAAGAGTGCCTGACCGGAAAAGAAGTCAATCAACAATCTCTGGACGAAACAGCCCGGATCGCTGAGAAGGAAACCAAGATGCGCGACAGCATCCGCGGCCAGGCCTGGTACCGGCGGGAAATGGTCGGCGTGCTCATTAGTCGTCTTGGGGTGAGATGTCTGGAGCGTATTAATAAATAG